From Arcticibacter tournemirensis, one genomic window encodes:
- a CDS encoding sensor histidine kinase — protein sequence MHKSLVIFYGLILYALAELIWWGVLLVKVQPERKAMIMGEGAVFLILFFTGAYFLQKTLKRERKLHEQQKNFLLSVTHELKSPLASIKLYLQTILKRDLDKSQTRTFLNNSLKDIERLDDLVENMLIATRIENHSYSFPKEKFNFSELVEKVAGRLQIHSCSTQIIKTNVDRDIYITGDKFALTLVVSNLIENAVKYSPPCEEISAGLYQKEGEILFTVADKGIGIRDEEKLRIFEKFYRVGSEDTRKTKGTGLGLYIVKQVLDKHQAQIRVKNNRPTGSIFEVSFSTYGN from the coding sequence ATGCATAAGTCGCTTGTAATATTTTATGGTCTTATTTTATACGCCCTGGCAGAGCTTATCTGGTGGGGGGTGTTGCTGGTAAAGGTGCAGCCCGAGCGCAAAGCTATGATCATGGGCGAGGGAGCGGTATTTCTCATCCTTTTCTTTACCGGGGCCTACTTTTTGCAGAAGACACTAAAGCGGGAACGCAAACTTCATGAGCAGCAGAAGAATTTCCTTCTGTCGGTAACACATGAGCTAAAGTCGCCCCTGGCCTCAATAAAGCTTTATCTTCAGACAATCCTCAAACGCGATCTGGATAAGTCGCAGACACGCACTTTCTTAAATAACTCTCTTAAAGATATCGAACGACTGGATGATCTGGTAGAAAACATGCTCATTGCTACCCGTATAGAAAATCATTCATACTCTTTCCCCAAAGAGAAATTCAACTTTTCGGAGCTTGTAGAAAAGGTGGCGGGGCGTCTGCAGATCCATAGCTGCAGTACACAGATTATTAAGACGAATGTTGATCGCGACATATATATAACGGGAGATAAGTTCGCTTTGACCCTGGTTGTATCAAATCTAATTGAAAACGCCGTTAAATATTCCCCTCCTTGTGAAGAAATAAGCGCAGGCTTATATCAAAAAGAGGGGGAGATTCTTTTTACAGTAGCAGATAAGGGGATCGGTATAAGGGATGAGGAAAAACTTCGCATATTTGAGAAGTTTTACCGTGTAGGCAGTGAAGATACCCGCAAGACTAAAGGTACAGGTCTGGGTTTGTACATTGTAAAACAGGTACTTGATAAGCATCAGGCACAGATAAGAGTTAAAAATAACCGGCCTACAGGAAGTATTTTTGAAGTAAGTTTTAGCACATATGGCAACTAA
- the hemL gene encoding glutamate-1-semialdehyde 2,1-aminomutase — MNDISRERSSELFEKAQRFFPGGVNSPVRAFKSVYGTPLFIEKGDGCFLWDADGNKFIDFCCSWGPLILGHNHPSVRENVIDAVEKGMSFGAPTALENELAELILTHNRKVEKIRFVSSGTEAVMSAIRLARGYTKRDKILKFEGCYHGHVDSMLVKAGSGLVTFGETSSAGVPKSFADETIVIPLNDRGAVEQAFKQFPDQIAAIIIEGVPANNGLLIQNKEYIQFLRELSTANRSLLIFDEVITGFRLGFEGAAGYYDIQPDITTYGKIIGGGMPVGAYGASAEIMSNISPEGAVYQAGTLSGNPVAMAAGIGQLSELLRPGFYKELNEKTAAFVASVQQYAADKEYQLTVFSIGSLFWFAFTDRNIQKAEDIDPLSMDKFKIFHRELLNRGIYLGPSGYEVGFISSAHTVDTLENAKRAIFESLDVVYS; from the coding sequence ATGAACGATATATCACGTGAACGGTCATCCGAATTATTTGAAAAAGCACAGAGGTTTTTTCCGGGGGGAGTGAATTCTCCGGTACGAGCTTTCAAATCGGTGTATGGAACACCCCTTTTTATAGAAAAAGGAGATGGATGTTTCCTGTGGGATGCTGATGGAAATAAGTTTATTGATTTTTGCTGTTCCTGGGGCCCCCTTATATTAGGGCACAATCATCCCTCTGTTCGTGAGAATGTGATAGATGCAGTTGAAAAGGGAATGAGTTTTGGGGCGCCTACAGCACTTGAGAACGAGCTGGCGGAGCTTATTCTTACGCATAACCGGAAGGTTGAAAAGATCCGTTTCGTTAGTTCAGGCACAGAGGCTGTCATGTCGGCTATCAGGCTGGCCAGGGGGTATACCAAGCGCGATAAGATCTTAAAGTTTGAAGGATGCTATCACGGTCACGTTGACTCTATGCTTGTTAAAGCAGGGTCGGGACTGGTAACTTTCGGCGAGACTTCATCTGCCGGGGTGCCAAAATCATTTGCAGACGAAACTATTGTTATTCCCTTAAATGATCGGGGAGCAGTAGAACAAGCATTTAAGCAATTTCCCGATCAGATCGCTGCCATTATCATTGAAGGTGTTCCCGCAAATAACGGGCTGCTCATTCAGAATAAAGAGTACATACAGTTCCTCCGGGAGCTCAGCACAGCTAATCGCTCCCTTCTTATTTTTGACGAGGTGATAACTGGTTTCCGCCTTGGCTTTGAAGGCGCTGCGGGGTATTATGATATACAGCCGGACATTACAACCTACGGAAAGATTATTGGTGGTGGTATGCCGGTAGGCGCCTACGGGGCGTCGGCGGAGATCATGAGCAATATCTCACCGGAGGGCGCTGTTTACCAGGCCGGAACACTGTCGGGAAATCCAGTGGCTATGGCTGCGGGGATCGGTCAGTTATCAGAATTACTGCGCCCCGGCTTCTACAAAGAGCTGAACGAAAAAACTGCTGCTTTTGTGGCGTCTGTACAGCAATATGCTGCCGACAAAGAATATCAACTGACTGTTTTCTCTATCGGTTCACTTTTCTGGTTTGCCTTCACTGATAGAAATATTCAAAAGGCTGAAGATATAGATCCGTTGAGTATGGACAAGTTCAAGATCTTTCATCGCGAGCTGCTGAACCGGGGAATATATCTGGGGCCTTCCGGCTATGAAGTAGGGTTTATATCGTCTGCGCATACCGTTGATACTCTGGAGAATGCAAAAAGAGCTATATTTGAAAGTTTAGATGTTGTTTATTCCTGA
- the hemB gene encoding porphobilinogen synthase, with protein MLQRPRRNRKSEVIREMVKETYLSASNLILPLIITEGDNKKIEVASMPGVYRLSIDNLLREVESCLNLGLKAFDLFPNIDEALKDKYATISYHEECLYLRAIRAIKARFPEACVITDVAMDPYSSDGHDGIVENGEILNDETLEVLGKMALAHARSGADIIAPSDMMDGRVGYIRKMLDDNGFTNISIMSYSAKYASAFYGPFRDALDSAPKFGDKKTYQMNPANQREALIEAALDEQEGADFLMVKPALAYLDVIKLVNDHSNLPVAAYNVSGEYAMVKAAAQKGWLDERRTITEILTSIRRAGASAILTYHAKEVLENRWI; from the coding sequence ATGTTACAAAGACCGAGAAGAAACCGGAAAAGCGAAGTTATTCGCGAAATGGTTAAAGAGACGTATCTTTCTGCGTCGAATCTAATACTTCCGTTAATTATAACAGAAGGTGACAACAAGAAAATAGAAGTTGCATCAATGCCTGGCGTTTATCGTTTGTCGATAGACAACCTGTTGCGCGAAGTTGAATCATGTCTGAACCTTGGGTTGAAGGCATTTGATCTTTTTCCGAATATTGATGAGGCACTGAAAGATAAATATGCTACTATCAGCTATCACGAAGAATGTTTATATCTCAGGGCAATAAGGGCCATTAAAGCCCGGTTTCCTGAAGCCTGTGTAATTACCGATGTGGCTATGGACCCCTATAGCAGTGATGGACATGACGGGATCGTTGAAAACGGCGAAATCCTGAATGATGAAACGCTGGAGGTCCTCGGAAAGATGGCCTTGGCTCACGCACGCTCGGGAGCCGATATTATCGCTCCTTCTGATATGATGGATGGTCGCGTTGGATATATCCGGAAGATGCTCGACGACAATGGCTTTACCAATATCTCCATTATGTCGTACAGTGCGAAGTATGCAAGCGCTTTTTATGGACCTTTCCGCGACGCCCTTGATTCTGCTCCGAAGTTTGGAGACAAGAAAACATATCAGATGAATCCGGCCAACCAGAGGGAAGCTTTGATCGAAGCGGCCCTGGACGAACAGGAGGGGGCCGATTTCCTGATGGTTAAGCCAGCCTTAGCCTATCTGGATGTCATCAAACTTGTAAACGATCATTCTAATCTGCCTGTAGCAGCCTATAACGTGAGTGGAGAATACGCAATGGTTAAAGCCGCTGCTCAAAAGGGATGGCTCGACGAACGCCGCACAATAACAGAAATATTAACAAGCATAAGAAGGGCTGGAGCATCTGCTATATTAACGTATCACGCGAAAGAGGTACTGGAAAACAGGTGGATATAG